In one Rugosibacter aromaticivorans genomic region, the following are encoded:
- a CDS encoding ABC transporter ATP-binding protein, giving the protein MALIALAGIERVFHLGEADVHALARIDLTIAAGEYVAVVGPSGSGKSTLLNLLGLLDQPTAGTYHLEGRDVTTLSPDEQAAVRSRRIGFVFQSFHLVPRLTAAENIALPMMLDGIPAAVREQRVRQALRDVGLENRANHRPDELSGGQRQRVAIARATIMQPALLLADEPTGNLDRATGEEVIHLLEALNAKGVTLIVVTHDAALAARAGRQIMMEDGRVKSDVSRAALAKSTSA; this is encoded by the coding sequence ATGGCACTAATTGCTCTCGCCGGTATCGAGCGTGTTTTTCATCTGGGTGAAGCCGATGTGCATGCTCTGGCGCGCATCGATCTGACGATTGCGGCAGGCGAATATGTAGCTGTGGTAGGTCCTTCGGGTTCAGGCAAGTCGACCTTGCTCAATTTGCTGGGCTTGCTCGATCAGCCCACGGCGGGCACTTATCACCTTGAAGGACGGGACGTCACCACGCTCTCACCCGATGAACAAGCAGCCGTGCGCAGCCGACGCATCGGGTTTGTGTTTCAGAGTTTTCATCTCGTGCCACGCTTGACGGCCGCTGAAAATATTGCTTTGCCCATGATGCTGGACGGGATTCCCGCCGCCGTGCGTGAGCAGCGGGTGCGCCAGGCCTTGCGCGATGTTGGCCTGGAGAATCGCGCCAACCACCGGCCGGATGAGCTTTCCGGCGGCCAGCGCCAGCGTGTCGCCATTGCCCGCGCCACCATCATGCAGCCCGCGTTGCTGCTGGCGGATGAGCCCACGGGCAACCTTGATCGTGCCACGGGCGAGGAAGTGATTCATCTGCTGGAAGCCTTGAATGCGAAGGGCGTGACGCTGATCGTGGTGACGCACGATGCCGCGCTGGCTGCGCGTGCAGGGCGACAGATCATGATGGAAGATGGGCGAGTGAAATCGGATGTCTCTCGTGCAGCCTTGGCGAAATCGACTTCCGCTTGA
- a CDS encoding ABC transporter permease, translated as MRYADILCFARDAATAYPLRTTLSVLAMAIGVASVVLLTALGDGARRYVVGQFSSLGSNLVIVLPGRSATGGFNPANGITTTPRDLTVDDAAALLRAPAVQRVAPLAVGTSEISAGGRLREVVAAGSTASLMAVRNFQLAQGRFLPEDDWRSSAPVAVIGMTVRNDIFGNQPAVGQLIRLGDRRVRVIGVLKSTGQGVGMNTDELVIVPVALAQALFNSNTLFRIMIQARGREQIEAAKAQATAIIKARHGGEEDVTVITQDAVLATFDKLLGALTAAVAGIAAISLLVAGVLVMNVMLVAVTQRRAEIGLIKALGARGSTIQQIFLAEAAMLSLAGAVAGYLLGQLGALVLRQLFPVFPAYAPGWAVAAALMTALVTGLLFGILPARRAAQLDPVDALMRH; from the coding sequence ATGCGGTACGCCGACATTTTGTGCTTTGCCCGTGATGCCGCGACAGCGTATCCGTTGCGCACGACGCTGTCGGTGCTGGCGATGGCCATTGGCGTGGCATCGGTGGTACTGCTCACGGCGCTGGGCGATGGCGCACGGCGTTATGTGGTGGGGCAGTTTTCATCGCTGGGCAGCAATCTGGTGATTGTCCTGCCGGGGCGTTCTGCCACCGGGGGCTTTAATCCGGCCAATGGCATCACCACCACGCCGCGCGATTTAACCGTGGATGATGCCGCCGCTTTGTTGCGGGCACCCGCCGTGCAACGTGTGGCGCCGCTCGCTGTGGGTACATCAGAAATCAGTGCGGGCGGTCGTTTGCGCGAGGTTGTTGCCGCAGGCTCTACGGCGTCACTCATGGCGGTACGTAATTTTCAGTTGGCGCAGGGCCGTTTTTTACCGGAGGATGATTGGCGTAGCAGTGCGCCTGTCGCCGTGATCGGCATGACCGTCCGCAATGATATTTTCGGCAATCAGCCCGCCGTGGGTCAATTGATTCGCCTGGGCGACCGCCGCGTGCGGGTGATCGGCGTTTTAAAATCAACCGGCCAGGGTGTGGGCATGAATACCGATGAGCTGGTGATTGTGCCCGTGGCGTTAGCGCAGGCTTTATTTAATTCGAACACCCTGTTTCGCATCATGATCCAGGCGCGTGGTCGTGAGCAGATCGAGGCGGCCAAGGCGCAAGCCACGGCGATTATCAAGGCACGCCACGGCGGGGAAGAAGATGTTACCGTGATTACGCAGGATGCCGTATTGGCCACATTCGACAAGCTTCTCGGTGCGTTGACAGCGGCTGTTGCCGGCATTGCTGCCATCAGCTTGTTGGTGGCCGGCGTTCTGGTGATGAATGTCATGCTCGTGGCGGTGACGCAACGCCGAGCAGAGATTGGCTTGATCAAGGCGCTGGGCGCACGTGGCAGCACCATACAGCAGATATTTCTTGCCGAGGCGGCGATGTTGTCCCTGGCCGGTGCTGTGGCGGGATATTTGTTAGGGCAACTCGGGGCGCTGGTATTGCGCCAGTTGTTTCCTGTTTTTCCCGCGTATGCGCCAGGCTGGGCGGTGGCTGCGGCGCTCATGACGGCGCTTGTCACGGGTCTGCTGTTCGGCATTTTGCCTGCCCGCCGCGCGGCGCAGCTGGATCCTGTCGACGCACTCATGAGACATTGA
- a CDS encoding ABC transporter permease → MPLTDVFKLAFRAVIAQRLRSFLTLLGIAIGIAAVILLTSIGEGIHRYVLGEFTQFGTNVISVHPGKVKTGGAALTGLPSSAKPLSLEDAEALMRLPNVVAVTPSVFGNAEASTAGRLRRVTVYGVGPDMLKVFKGRVRSGRFLPVEDANSARALGVLGPKLKYELFGADNALGARIRLGGLQFRVIGVMESKGQFLGMDLDDTAFIPAARAIELFNRESLSEIDVAVAEGVSSVSVMTEIKKVMLARHGREDFTLISQEEMLTSLSSILDVLTMAVGALGGISLFVGGVGIVTMMTISVTERTAEIGLLVALGARRRTILGLFLSEAVALAAVGGVIGLLLGVGIAQMIHLAVPVLPVHTPLLFVLLAEALAISIGLAAGVLPARRAAQLNPVDALRSE, encoded by the coding sequence ATGCCGCTGACGGACGTCTTCAAGCTGGCTTTTCGCGCGGTCATTGCGCAACGGTTGCGCAGCTTTTTGACGCTGTTGGGTATTGCCATTGGCATTGCGGCGGTGATTTTATTGACCTCCATTGGCGAGGGGATTCATCGGTATGTATTGGGTGAATTTACCCAGTTCGGCACTAACGTGATTAGCGTGCACCCCGGCAAGGTCAAGACCGGGGGCGCTGCGCTAACGGGTTTGCCGAGCAGTGCCAAACCGCTGTCGCTGGAAGACGCGGAGGCGCTGATGCGCTTGCCGAATGTAGTCGCAGTAACACCCAGCGTGTTCGGCAATGCCGAGGCGAGTACTGCCGGGCGTTTGCGGCGTGTCACCGTGTATGGTGTCGGACCGGACATGCTGAAGGTGTTTAAAGGGCGTGTGCGCAGTGGCCGGTTTTTACCGGTGGAAGACGCGAATAGCGCGCGTGCGTTGGGGGTGTTGGGTCCCAAGCTCAAGTATGAATTGTTCGGCGCTGACAATGCGCTCGGCGCACGGATACGACTTGGTGGGCTGCAATTTCGCGTCATCGGGGTGATGGAATCCAAAGGGCAGTTTCTCGGCATGGATCTGGATGACACGGCATTTATTCCTGCGGCGCGCGCCATTGAATTGTTTAATCGCGAGAGCTTGAGCGAAATCGATGTGGCTGTTGCTGAAGGCGTGAGCTCAGTGAGCGTGATGACAGAGATTAAAAAGGTGATGCTGGCGCGTCATGGCCGTGAAGATTTCACTTTAATCAGTCAAGAAGAAATGCTCACCAGTCTGTCGAGTATTCTCGATGTGCTCACCATGGCGGTGGGTGCGCTCGGCGGCATTTCGTTGTTTGTCGGCGGGGTGGGCATCGTGACGATGATGACGATCTCGGTTACCGAGCGAACGGCGGAGATTGGCTTGTTAGTCGCCCTCGGTGCACGCAGGCGAACCATCCTCGGTCTTTTTCTGAGTGAAGCCGTGGCGCTTGCCGCCGTGGGCGGGGTGATCGGTTTGCTTTTGGGCGTGGGTATTGCGCAGATGATCCATCTGGCAGTGCCGGTGTTACCCGTGCATACCCCCCTTCTTTTCGTGCTGTTGGCAGAGGCTTTGGCGATCAGTATTGGTTTGGCGGCCGGGGTGCTGCCCGCGCGCCGCGCAGCGCAACTTAATCCAGTGGATGCGTTGCGTAGCGAGTAA
- a CDS encoding NADH:flavin oxidoreductase/NADH oxidase, which produces MTSQLFTPFSLRSVTLSNRIVISPMCQYSAVDGNATDWHTIHLGHLAMSGAGMLIVEATGVELAGRISAGCLALGSDENEAALAQVLSHVRHHSSMPLAIQLGHAGRKASSQLPWLGGRSLSPEAGGWPTVAPSAVPYQEGGHVPQALDDAGITRITAAFVDATRRAARLGFDAVELHMAHGYLLHQFLSPIANHRTDAYGGSLENRLRLPLEVFAAVRAVWPAEKPLGVRISATDWVPGGWDIEQSVVFAQALKNLGCDWVDASSGGLSPQQQIPVAPGFQVPFAERIRRETSVPTMAVGMITEPAQAEEIIARGEADMVALARGFLWNPRWPWHAAAVLGAQVDAPKPYHRSLPAGAHRVFG; this is translated from the coding sequence ATGACCAGTCAATTGTTTACCCCGTTTTCTCTCCGTTCAGTCACGTTGTCCAATCGCATTGTGATTAGCCCAATGTGCCAATATTCAGCGGTGGATGGCAATGCTACCGATTGGCACACCATCCATTTGGGCCACCTGGCGATGTCCGGTGCCGGCATGTTGATTGTTGAAGCCACAGGTGTTGAACTGGCCGGGCGTATTTCAGCCGGGTGCCTCGCGCTGGGGTCTGACGAAAACGAGGCCGCGTTAGCGCAGGTCTTGAGCCATGTGCGCCATCATTCCTCTATGCCGCTGGCCATTCAACTCGGCCATGCCGGGCGCAAGGCTTCGAGCCAATTGCCCTGGCTTGGCGGCCGTTCTTTATCACCTGAAGCAGGCGGCTGGCCGACGGTTGCGCCATCTGCCGTGCCGTATCAAGAGGGCGGTCACGTACCGCAGGCGCTGGATGATGCAGGTATTACTCGCATTACTGCGGCGTTTGTGGATGCCACACGGCGCGCCGCACGTTTGGGTTTTGATGCGGTTGAGCTGCACATGGCGCATGGCTATCTGCTGCATCAGTTTCTCTCGCCGATTGCGAATCATCGGACGGATGCGTATGGCGGCAGCCTGGAAAATCGCTTGCGTTTGCCGCTTGAAGTGTTTGCTGCCGTGCGCGCTGTCTGGCCAGCTGAAAAACCGTTGGGCGTGCGCATCTCGGCGACCGATTGGGTGCCAGGGGGCTGGGATATTGAACAATCGGTGGTTTTTGCGCAGGCGTTAAAAAATCTGGGCTGCGACTGGGTCGATGCCTCTTCAGGCGGCCTGTCACCACAACAACAGATACCGGTGGCGCCGGGTTTTCAGGTGCCGTTTGCCGAGCGTATTCGCCGTGAAACGAGTGTTCCGACAATGGCCGTGGGCATGATTACCGAGCCGGCACAGGCGGAAGAAATTATTGCCAGGGGCGAAGCCGACATGGTGGCGCTGGCCCGCGGTTTTTTGTGGAATCCGCGTTGGCCGTGGCATGCTGCTGCTGTGCTGGGTGCTCAGGTGGATGCGCCCAAGCCCTATCATCGCAGCTTGCCAGCAGGCGCGCATCGGGTGTTTGGCTAG
- the purM gene encoding phosphoribosylformylglycinamidine cyclo-ligase, protein MTITSSSLTYRDAGVDIDAGDALVERIKPAAKRTMRPEVLAGIGGFGALFELSRKYREPVLVSGTDGVGTKLKLAFQWQRHDTVGQDLVAMSVNDILVQGAEPLFFLDYFACGHLDVATAATVIEGIARGCALAGCALIGGETAEMPGMYPEGEYDLAGFAVGAVEKSHIIDGKSIRPGDVVLGLASSGAHSNGYSLIRKIIERAKPDLALDIGGVPLMDAVMAPTHIYVKPLLALIQTLGGQGVKGMAHITGGGLTENIPRVLPDNVTAIIDQSTWPQPALFQWLQREGNVAAAEMHRVFNCGIGMVVIVAEADAGATMQLLAAAGETVFAIGHIETCKADQAPTVVV, encoded by the coding sequence TTGACCATCACCTCCTCCTCACTGACTTACCGCGACGCTGGCGTCGACATCGATGCGGGTGACGCGCTGGTCGAACGCATCAAACCTGCGGCAAAACGCACGATGCGGCCCGAAGTGCTGGCGGGCATTGGCGGCTTTGGGGCGCTGTTTGAACTATCCAGAAAGTATCGCGAGCCGGTGCTGGTTTCAGGCACCGATGGCGTCGGCACCAAGCTCAAGCTGGCGTTTCAGTGGCAACGGCATGACACCGTCGGGCAAGATTTAGTCGCCATGAGTGTCAATGACATTCTGGTGCAAGGGGCCGAACCGCTGTTTTTCCTCGACTACTTCGCCTGCGGCCATCTAGATGTTGCCACTGCTGCCACAGTGATTGAAGGGATTGCCCGTGGGTGCGCGCTGGCAGGCTGCGCGCTGATCGGTGGTGAAACGGCGGAGATGCCCGGCATGTATCCGGAGGGTGAATATGACCTCGCGGGTTTTGCGGTGGGTGCGGTGGAAAAATCGCACATTATTGATGGCAAATCCATCCGTCCGGGCGATGTGGTGTTGGGGCTGGCGTCTTCCGGCGCACATTCGAATGGGTATTCGCTGATTCGCAAAATCATTGAGCGCGCCAAACCTGATCTGGCGCTGGACATTGGCGGCGTGCCACTGATGGACGCCGTCATGGCGCCAACACACATTTACGTCAAACCATTGCTGGCACTGATACAAACGCTGGGCGGGCAAGGTGTGAAAGGCATGGCGCATATTACGGGCGGCGGCCTCACGGAAAATATTCCTCGTGTGTTGCCAGACAATGTCACCGCCATCATTGATCAAAGCACCTGGCCGCAACCGGCGCTGTTTCAATGGTTGCAACGTGAAGGCAATGTGGCCGCCGCTGAAATGCACCGCGTATTTAATTGCGGCATCGGCATGGTCGTGATCGTTGCTGAAGCGGATGCGGGCGCGACCATGCAACTTCTGGCAGCAGCAGGTGAAACCGTGTTCGCCATTGGTCACATCGAAACATGCAAAGCAGACCAGGCACCCACCGTCGTTGTGTAA
- a CDS encoding AI-2E family transporter, whose protein sequence is MTSTQANRPSVVTMVLWFGAGLTLLLLLYLLSPILAPFVLAGILAYVANPVVDRLSCYRLPRVLAVTFVLLGLGLIFAGLAFIILPLLIDELGRLAARAPAVIEQINQRLLPWVSRHLGISLQLDATHLNKLLAGNWDVIQPVLSQIYTSVKIGGMAFFGVVMNVLLVPVVMFYLLLDWHGLLGRLAAFIPRRWQSRCQNMVRDIDAVLAQYLRGQILVMMLLALYYSTALWLAGIPSALSVGLVTGLLVFIPYLGFATGFSLALLVAAIQFAGAAPIIAVLIIYGVGQLLESFLLTPYLVGERIGLHPLAVIFGLLAFGQLFGFFGVLLALPLSAILAVAWREVHTAYLASHFYQHES, encoded by the coding sequence ATGACTTCTACGCAAGCCAACCGTCCATCGGTGGTGACTATGGTGCTTTGGTTTGGCGCCGGACTGACGCTACTTCTGCTGCTGTACCTTCTCTCGCCGATTCTTGCCCCCTTCGTGCTGGCGGGCATTCTGGCGTATGTCGCCAATCCGGTCGTTGATCGCTTGAGCTGCTACAGGTTGCCCCGCGTGTTGGCGGTGACTTTTGTGCTGCTTGGGCTGGGGCTGATCTTCGCCGGGCTGGCGTTCATTATTCTGCCGTTATTGATCGATGAACTCGGGCGACTGGCAGCGCGCGCACCTGCGGTGATAGAACAAATTAACCAGCGTCTGCTGCCCTGGGTGTCACGCCATTTGGGCATATCGTTGCAGCTGGATGCCACGCATTTGAACAAGCTCCTGGCAGGCAACTGGGATGTGATTCAACCCGTACTTAGCCAGATATACACTTCGGTAAAAATCGGCGGCATGGCATTTTTTGGTGTCGTGATGAATGTGCTGTTAGTGCCGGTGGTGATGTTTTATCTATTACTTGACTGGCATGGGCTTCTTGGCCGGTTGGCGGCTTTTATCCCGCGCCGCTGGCAGAGCCGTTGCCAGAACATGGTGCGCGATATTGATGCGGTGTTGGCGCAATATCTGCGCGGACAGATCCTCGTGATGATGCTCCTGGCGTTGTACTACAGCACCGCGCTCTGGCTTGCGGGTATTCCATCGGCACTCTCTGTGGGCCTGGTGACCGGGCTGCTTGTTTTTATTCCTTACCTGGGGTTTGCCACCGGATTCAGTCTGGCTTTACTGGTCGCTGCAATTCAGTTTGCGGGCGCTGCGCCCATCATTGCTGTGCTGATTATTTATGGCGTAGGCCAGTTGCTCGAAAGCTTTTTATTGACGCCGTATCTGGTCGGTGAACGCATTGGTTTGCATCCTCTGGCCGTTATTTTCGGGCTGCTGGCGTTTGGCCAGTTGTTTGGTTTTTTCGGCGTACTCCTGGCGCTGCCTTTGTCCGCCATACTCGCTGTGGCTTGGCGTGAGGTGCACACAGCTTACCTCGCTAGCCATTTTTATCAGCACGAATCGTGA